In one window of Camelina sativa cultivar DH55 chromosome 15, Cs, whole genome shotgun sequence DNA:
- the LOC109129142 gene encoding uncharacterized protein LOC109129142, whose product MGLQNKTSPDGKIARYKTRLVALSNQQHEGLDYTDTCAPVAKPTTVWMLFEITAAKKWEIHQTDVHNAFLHGDLHEEVYMKLPPGFEIFDLTKVCRLKTVLNILVYVDDFIVSGNDLSTMQRFKNYLSQCFHMKNLGKLKYFLGIEVVRNNEAIFISQRKHALDIIIETGLLGFKLVSTPIELNHKLLRDNSPIIENPEAYRRLVGRLIYLTFTRPEMCYIVHILSQFLKTPRQAHRDTKLGTVHYLKGSSGQGILLRADSDLRLTAYCDADWNGCF is encoded by the exons atgggtttacaaaataaaacatcacCCGATGGGAAGATTGCTCGTTACAAGACTCGGCTGGTGGCTCTTAGTAATCAACAACATGAAGGTCTTGACTACACAGACACATGTGCTCCGGTTGCTAAACCTACTACTGTTTGGATGCTTTTTGAGATTACTGCTGCTAAGAAATGGGAGATACATCAAACGGATGTTCACAACGCTTTCCTGCATGGCGATTTACATGAGGAAGTTTATATGAAGTTACCACcgggttttgagatttttgatcTTACTAAAGTATGTCGTCT GAAGACGGTTCTTAATATTTTGGTCTATGTAGatgattttattgtttctgGCAATGATCTTTCTACTATGCAACGGTTTAAGAATTATCTTAGCCAGTGCTTTCATATGAAAAATTTGGGGAAGCTCAAGTATTTTCTTGGCATTGAAGTTGTTCGGAACAATGAAGCCATTTTTATTTCTCAGCGGAAGCATGCTTTAGATATCATAATTGAAACTGGTCTTCTTGGCTTTAAGCTTGTCTCTACTCCTATTGAGCTGAATCATAAGTTACTTCGTGATAATAGCCCCATCATTGAAAATCCTGAAGCGTATCGCCGGCTGGTTGGACGTCTTATATATCTCACCTTCACTCGACCGGAGATGTGTTACATAGTCCATATCTTATCACAGTTTCTGAAAACTCCTCGTCAAGCTCATAGGGACACGAAGCTAGGTACTGTTCATTATCTCAAGGGCTCTTCCGGCCAAGGTATTCTTCTTCGTGCCGACTCTGATCTTCGACTCACTGCTTACTGTGATGCCGATTGGAATGGTTGTTTTTAG
- the LOC104747292 gene encoding non-specific lipid-transfer protein-like protein At2g13820, which yields MASSTILIMIFAAVALMSGDRVQAAVDCSSLILNMADCLSFVTSGSTVEKPEGTCCSGLKTVVRSGPECLCEAFKNSASLGVTLDLSKAASLPIVCKVAAPPSARCGLSVSGSPPASAPGLSPTAAAGAPELSSGANAVTPVPSPRGSDASLLSVSVVSVIFMALISSCY from the exons atggCGTCCTCAACTATTCTCATCATGATCTTCGCGGCTGTGGCATTGATGTCGGGCGATAGAGTTCAAGCAGCAGTGGACTGCTCGTCGTTGATACTAAACATGGCTGATTGCTTGTCCTTTGTGACGAGTG GTAGTACGGTGGAGAAGCCGGAAGGGACATGCTGCTCAGGGCTCAAGACTGTGGTTAGGTCAGGACCTGAGTGTCTATGTGAGGCTTTCAAGAACAGTGCTTCTCTTGGTGTTACTCTTGATCTCTCCAAAGCAGCTTCTCTTCCCATTGTTTGTAAAGTTGCTGCTCCTCCTTCTGCTCGTTGTGGCC TTTCTGTCTCTGGATCTCCTCCTGCTTCTGCCCCTG GTTTATCTCCCACGGCCGCAGCAGGTGCGCCGGAGTTGTCTAGTGGAGCAAATGCGGTAACTCCAGTTCCGTCCCCGAGGGGTTCGGATGCGTCCTTGCTCAGTGTGTCTGTCGTATCTGTCATCTTCATGGCACTCATCTCTTCCTGCTATTGA
- the LOC104747291 gene encoding aminotransferase ALD1, giving the protein MVSLMFVSSASCLRSSPSKITMASLDFEIKKLGGSTTKLVRNVNLEKLKNNYLFPEINRRELEHVEKHPNVQVISLGTGDTTEPIPEHISSHMSRFAHGLSTVEGYRGYGLEQGNKNLRKAIAETFYRDLRVKSNEVFVSDGAQSDISRLQLLLGSNVTIAVQDPTFPAYIDSSVIIGQTGHFHESTKKYQNVVYMPCGPNNSFFPDLTMTPRTDVIFFCSPNNPTGYVASRKQLRQLVDFAKRNGSIIIFDTAYAAFIEDGSPRSIYEIPGAREVAIEVSSFSKFAGFTGVRLGWSIIPDELLYSNGFPIINDFHRIVTTSFNGASNIAQAGGLACLSSGGLKDIRSVINYYKENRKILMDTLVSLGLKVYGGVNAPYLWVHFKGSKSWDVFAEILENTHIITVPGSGFGPGGDEYLRISGFGRRDDMVEASKRLRSFFNTRTKHFTYLSSTSDTN; this is encoded by the exons ATGGTCAGTCTAATGTTCGTTAGTTCGGCCTCATGCTTACGCTCTTCTCCATCAAAAATTACCATGGCTAG TTTGGACTTCGAGATCAAGAAACTTG GTGGTAGCACAACAAAACTTGTTCGTAACGTGAATTTGGAGAAACTAAAGAACAATTATTTGTTTCCCGAA ATCAACAGACGTGAGCTTGAGCACGTTGAAAAGCATCCAAATGTACAAGTGATAAGCCTTGGGACTGGTGATACAACAGAGCCTATTCCAGAGCACATAAGCTCACACATGTCTCGC TTTGCGCATGGCCTATCGACCGTAGAAGGATATAGAGGCTATGGACTTGAACAAGGGAATAAG aatcTGCGAAAAGCTATTGCTGAAACGTTTTATAGAGACCTTCGTGTAAAAAGCAATGAAGTTTTTGTATCAGATGGTGCACAAAGTGATATTTCTCGACTTCAG CTACTCCTAGGCTCAAATGTCACAATTGCAGTGCAAGATCCTACCTTCCCG GCTTACATAGATTCAAGTGTGATAATTGGTCAGACTGGTCATTTCCATGAATCAACCAAGAAGTATCAAAACGTTGTCTACATGCCATGTGGACCTAACAATAGTTTTTTCCCTGATCTGACTATGACCCCAAGGACTGATGtcatcttcttttgttctccTAATAACCCTACTGGTTATGTAGCATCCAGGAAACAACTACGCCAACTAGTTGATTTTGCAAAGAGAAATGGctccattattatttttgacacTGCTTATGCTGCTTTTATCGAAGATGGTAGCCCGCGCTCTATATATGAAATTCCTGGTGCTAGGGAG GTCGCCATTGAAGTTTCATCATTCTCCAAGTTTGCTGGTTTCACTGGTGTTCGGCTTGGTTGGAGTATCATCCCTGATGAGCTATTGTACTCTAATGGGTTTCCCATTATCAACGATTTTCATCGTATTGTAACCACTTCTTTCAATGGAGCGTCAAATATTGCTCAGGCGGGTGGACTAGCATGCCTTTCTTCCGGTGGCCTTAAG GACATACGGTCGGTGATCAATTACTACAAAGAGAACAGGAAGATACTGATGGACACTCTAGTCTCACTTGGTCTCAAGGTTTATGGTGGTGTAAATGCTCCATACTTGTGGGTGCACTTTAAGGGATCAAAGTCGTGGGATGTTTTTGCTGAGATCCTAGAAAACACTCATATAATAACAGTACCGGGCTCAGGTTTCGGACCAGGTGGAGATGAGTATTTGAGGATTAGTGGGTTTGGACGCAGAGACGACATGGTTGAAGCATCAAAGAGGCTGCGAAGTTTCTTTAATACACGAACCAAACATTTTACATATCTCTCTTCCACTTCTGATACCAATTAG